A stretch of the Coprobacillus cateniformis genome encodes the following:
- a CDS encoding ABC transporter substrate-binding protein, whose protein sequence is MKKLAVCMLALGLLLTGCGSNDEQNSQTKSLSDVKIGALQLAQHPALDKAYEGFKETLIEAGIKESQIDFQNASGDPSNCQTIAEKFVNDGDDLIYAIATDALQAAANKTNTIPVIGAAVTNFEEAGVVKSNDKPQTNVTGASDMNPVKEQMDLLKKLVPNAKKIAIFYCSDEANSIYQGQIAEKAAKEIGLETAIVTVPNDSSAIQQVTESMIGKYDAIYIPTDNLLATNMATVAQITNANKIPCIVGEENMCLNGGLATLSLDYYTVGQNAAKQALAILKGEAKPEDTAVSFIDAKDCKYFINEKVAKQLGIEIPSDLDATLIGK, encoded by the coding sequence ATGAAAAAATTAGCTGTATGTATGCTTGCTTTGGGATTATTATTAACTGGATGTGGTTCTAATGATGAACAAAATAGTCAAACAAAATCATTATCTGATGTAAAAATAGGAGCTCTTCAATTAGCACAACATCCTGCATTAGACAAAGCGTATGAAGGATTCAAAGAGACTTTAATTGAAGCTGGAATTAAAGAAAGTCAGATTGATTTTCAAAATGCTAGTGGTGATCCATCAAACTGTCAAACAATTGCAGAAAAGTTTGTCAATGATGGTGATGATTTAATTTATGCAATTGCTACTGATGCTCTTCAAGCCGCTGCCAATAAAACAAATACTATTCCTGTTATTGGGGCTGCTGTGACAAATTTTGAAGAGGCTGGAGTTGTAAAATCTAACGATAAACCACAAACAAATGTCACTGGTGCTAGTGATATGAATCCTGTTAAAGAACAAATGGATTTATTAAAGAAACTTGTCCCAAATGCAAAAAAGATTGCTATCTTCTATTGTAGTGATGAAGCCAATTCAATTTATCAAGGTCAAATTGCTGAAAAGGCGGCTAAAGAAATTGGATTAGAAACTGCTATTGTCACTGTTCCAAATGATTCTAGTGCTATCCAACAAGTGACTGAATCCATGATTGGTAAATACGATGCTATTTATATTCCTACAGATAACTTATTGGCTACCAATATGGCTACTGTCGCACAAATAACAAATGCAAATAAAATTCCATGTATTGTTGGTGAAGAAAATATGTGCTTAAATGGCGGACTTGCAACATTAAGTTTGGATTATTATACAGTTGGACAAAATGCTGCTAAACAGGCTCTTGCCATTTTAAAAGGTGAAGCTAAACCTGAAGACACTGCTGTTTCATTCATTGATGCAAAAGACTGTAAATATTTTATTAATGAAAAGGTTGCTAAGCAATTAGGTATTGAGATACCATCTGATTTAGATGCAACTCTTATTGGAAAATAG
- a CDS encoding AraC family transcriptional regulator, whose product MIPIHILEQLVSFTEEEMNLLQGKETIDKSIFASELSHVIDYHYLLKENQMFSVRKHTRFCQYPSHRHNYIELMYVYSGRMTHHINEQDITIEKGQLLLLNQNIEHSINYCDENDIIFNFIIRPEYLRFLSTMIEDENVVSKFIFDALYSYDNDGEFLVFKVQNNQKVTSYIESIIISLYEPQLYNDIELKLLVGILLTELMNHPENIESYTGDSYEKILSSTILKYIITNYQYGSLHELSQLIHQPNYKICKIIKKQTCQTFTELLQNEKLKVAENLLITTSLTMQDIIQEVGYENISYFYRIFKKKYAMTPQMYREKSQQN is encoded by the coding sequence ATGATACCTATACATATTTTAGAACAATTGGTTAGTTTTACAGAAGAAGAAATGAATTTACTCCAAGGAAAAGAGACAATAGATAAAAGTATCTTTGCGAGTGAATTATCTCATGTCATTGATTATCATTATCTTTTAAAAGAAAATCAAATGTTTTCAGTAAGAAAACACACAAGATTTTGCCAGTACCCAAGTCATCGCCATAATTATATAGAACTAATGTATGTTTACAGTGGGAGAATGACGCATCATATCAATGAACAGGATATAACAATTGAAAAAGGACAACTTCTCTTATTGAATCAAAACATTGAACATTCAATAAACTATTGTGATGAAAATGATATTATTTTTAACTTTATTATCAGACCAGAATATTTACGTTTTTTATCTACAATGATAGAAGATGAGAATGTTGTTTCAAAATTTATATTTGATGCTCTTTATTCATATGATAATGATGGTGAATTTCTTGTTTTTAAAGTTCAAAACAATCAAAAAGTGACATCTTATATTGAATCTATTATTATAAGTTTGTATGAACCTCAATTATATAATGATATTGAACTTAAACTGTTGGTTGGAATCCTATTAACAGAACTGATGAATCATCCTGAGAATATAGAAAGTTATACAGGTGATAGTTATGAAAAGATATTAAGCAGTACAATTTTGAAATATATCATAACAAATTATCAATATGGGAGTCTGCACGAACTCTCTCAACTCATTCATCAGCCAAATTATAAAATATGTAAAATCATAAAAAAACAAACATGTCAAACATTTACAGAATTATTACAAAACGAAAAATTAAAAGTTGCTGAGAATTTATTAATAACAACTTCACTCACAATGCAAGATATTATTCAAGAAGTTGGATATGAGAATATTTCCTACTTTTATAGAATATTTAAGAAAAAGTATGCCATGACACCTCAAATGTACAGAGAGAAATCACAACAAAATTAG
- a CDS encoding ZIP family metal transporter has protein sequence MLSLLEEMPVLIFIGAIIFNWLSTFLGASLVYVTNKENKHLVSIALGSSAGIMIAASFFSLILPAMDLLEGLSKWYLLIIPAGFFCGVLFLTLCDKLLPHEHMMSHEREGVKAKLSQNQLLMLAMTLHNIPEGLAVGVAFACAQHDIIPALILSIGIGIQNFPEGTAISLPMHQYGKSKFVAMMYGQFSGIIEIPSAILGYIFATTINNILPFALSFAAGAMLFVCVEDMIPEASCKNQIDIGAISCMCGFLVMMVLDIMLS, from the coding sequence ATGTTATCATTACTCGAAGAGATGCCTGTACTCATCTTTATTGGAGCTATTATCTTCAACTGGCTATCTACCTTTTTAGGCGCCAGCCTTGTCTATGTTACAAATAAAGAAAATAAACATCTTGTCTCTATCGCTCTAGGTAGTAGTGCTGGAATTATGATTGCAGCTTCTTTTTTTTCATTGATTCTTCCTGCCATGGATTTGCTAGAAGGCTTAAGTAAATGGTATTTATTAATTATTCCTGCCGGATTCTTCTGTGGGGTTCTTTTCTTGACACTATGTGATAAATTACTTCCTCATGAACATATGATGTCACATGAACGTGAAGGTGTCAAAGCTAAATTATCTCAAAATCAGTTATTAATGTTAGCAATGACATTGCATAATATTCCTGAAGGTTTAGCTGTTGGTGTGGCTTTTGCATGTGCACAGCATGATATTATACCAGCATTAATTCTATCAATTGGAATAGGAATACAAAACTTTCCAGAAGGAACTGCCATATCCTTACCTATGCACCAATATGGAAAAAGTAAATTTGTTGCTATGATGTATGGTCAATTTTCTGGAATTATTGAAATTCCTTCAGCAATACTTGGCTACATCTTTGCAACAACAATTAATAATATCTTACCCTTTGCACTTAGTTTTGCAGCAGGTGCCATGTTGTTTGTCTGTGTTGAAGATATGATACCAGAGGCGTCATGCAAGAATCAGATAGATATTGGAGCTATTTCCTGTATGTGTGGTTTTTTAGTGATGATGGTTTTGGATATTATGTTGTCATAA
- a CDS encoding potassium/proton antiporter encodes MNSILLIGAIVIIICMLCSQLSNKFGIPVLFFFILLGMIFGSDGLFKIPFEDFHFAENLCSVALIFIIFYGGFTTNWKQAKKVASVSIILSSLGVILTAITTGLFCYYVLHFEWLESLLIGSVLSSTDAASVFSILRSKQLNLKYKSASLLELESGSNDPWAYTLTVIILSLMSQNISIQDIFSIAFSQIVFGLIFGAVIAYISVKIFDSFQSELSGMATLIMVAIAILSYALPSYFNGNGYISAYIVGIVLGNIEIEDKKGLVHFFDGIVELFQMFLFFLLGLLAFPSQIPSLLGDALWIALFITFLARPAAVWLIMKIFHRPFQQILLVSFAGLRGATSIVFAIMVTVSSAYTKNDIFHIVFCIVLLSIAIQGTLLPYLAKYLSMIDEKDNVLKTFTDYSEETNIQFINLKMTENHPWIDMSIKDIVLPPQTRIVMIKRHNIKMIPKGDRCIEKDDELILSAFESQTDDHMTLTEMLIDESNDWLNCYLKDLELHHALIILIKRQDQTLIPTGDVQLLDQDIIVMAHSKK; translated from the coding sequence ATGAATTCAATTTTATTAATTGGAGCTATTGTTATTATAATATGTATGTTATGTAGTCAACTTTCAAATAAATTTGGTATTCCAGTCTTATTTTTCTTTATTTTATTGGGGATGATTTTTGGGAGTGATGGTTTGTTTAAAATTCCCTTTGAAGATTTCCACTTTGCTGAAAATTTATGCAGTGTTGCATTAATATTTATTATCTTTTATGGTGGTTTTACAACCAATTGGAAACAAGCGAAGAAAGTTGCTTCTGTTTCTATTATCTTATCCTCTTTGGGGGTTATATTAACTGCTATAACAACAGGATTATTCTGTTATTATGTATTACATTTTGAATGGTTAGAAAGTTTATTAATTGGTTCTGTTTTATCTTCAACAGATGCAGCAAGTGTATTTTCTATTTTACGTAGTAAACAGTTAAATCTCAAATATAAGAGTGCATCTTTACTAGAATTAGAAAGCGGGAGTAATGACCCTTGGGCTTATACTTTAACAGTTATTATTTTATCTTTAATGTCGCAAAATATAAGTATTCAAGATATTTTCTCAATTGCTTTTTCCCAAATAGTATTTGGATTGATTTTTGGTGCTGTTATTGCTTATATCTCAGTCAAGATATTTGATTCTTTTCAGTCTGAATTATCTGGAATGGCCACTCTTATTATGGTTGCTATTGCTATTCTCTCTTATGCTCTGCCATCTTATTTTAATGGTAATGGCTATATAAGTGCTTATATCGTTGGAATTGTATTAGGAAATATTGAAATTGAAGATAAGAAGGGACTTGTGCATTTTTTTGATGGTATTGTAGAACTCTTTCAAATGTTTCTTTTTTTCCTTTTAGGTCTCCTAGCTTTCCCTTCTCAAATTCCTTCACTGCTAGGTGATGCTCTTTGGATTGCCTTATTTATTACTTTTTTAGCAAGACCTGCTGCTGTTTGGCTAATTATGAAAATCTTTCATAGACCGTTTCAGCAGATTCTGCTTGTTAGCTTTGCTGGCTTAAGAGGAGCAACATCTATTGTTTTTGCAATTATGGTAACTGTCTCTTCAGCCTATACTAAAAATGATATTTTTCATATTGTATTTTGTATTGTTCTTTTGTCTATTGCAATTCAAGGAACACTTCTGCCCTATCTTGCAAAATATCTTTCTATGATTGATGAAAAAGATAATGTATTAAAAACTTTTACAGACTATAGCGAAGAAACAAATATTCAATTTATTAATTTGAAAATGACTGAAAATCATCCCTGGATCGATATGTCTATTAAAGATATTGTTTTACCACCACAAACCCGTATTGTTATGATTAAACGTCATAATATAAAAATGATTCCAAAAGGTGACAGATGCATAGAAAAAGATGATGAATTGATTTTAAGTGCATTTGAATCACAAACTGATGATCATATGACATTGACAGAAATGCTCATTGATGAAAGCAATGATTGGCTAAATTGTTATTTAAAAGATTTAGAACTACACCATGCTTTGATTATTTTAATCAAACGACAAGACCAAACATTGATTCCTACTGGCGATGTACAATTATTAGATCAAGATATTATTGTTATGGCCCATAGTAAAAAGTAA
- a CDS encoding family 78 glycoside hydrolase catalytic domain yields the protein MKEDYQFKGCWIKGPDRDYGQDDSLYYQDQRNTVVLKQFSIRDRKQTYLYIATLGYSIIYINGQRITEDELNLVWTQFQKCVYYDVYDVTQFLRIGQNEICIELGNGMYNPSPLKLFGKYNLRERLKEIGEPRVICDFIQDENVILSSDESWQMKEGHFLFNNLYLGERVDLHELDSYIKPVCIDQTKRVMQLNTIPPVRKKQTVEPKQYISTEEGLVVDFGEMISGFIDIEFHAQDNTHVILQYSEKFENNQMNYHTCLAGSVGEQIQEITIPGGPGAPDMGIQKDEIIACDGRNSYTNTFTYHSFRYVLLQGLKKRDIKNLSAIYVHTNLKQIGRIVTDNAILNELYDTAIRTKLNNVHSIFEDCARERLGYGGDMVALATSNLYTFDLAEFYKKIIRDFRYEQTQNGGIPETAPYMGIQSNGTGEGEGPLLWQFVYPYLTYKHYQYYGDKKVLEEEYPYLYKQMQYLLNYDLDKLVHCCLGDHGSMLIAGQFRKPTPDKLFLGYCTILFFLKYNILIAQIINEDISQYQKTYDELKLHMIHQFQNKDGTFGEGTQTGFAFAVALQLTSPQLLCQKFVEKIEQDQGIFNSGIFGMALTYEVLNLYGYNEIIERWLLQESDIGYLAMLKSGNRTLSELFVGQQLSLNHAMFASYQQWYYQGLAGIQICEDAVGFNKIKLSPYFSKQINRFECTIETNQGIITSSWQRNQGDIIWKIKVPSDIQYQILLKQPYQKVYQDNQIIIYTKG from the coding sequence ATGAAAGAAGATTATCAATTTAAAGGATGCTGGATCAAAGGTCCTGATCGAGACTATGGTCAAGATGATTCTTTATATTATCAGGATCAAAGAAATACAGTTGTATTGAAACAGTTCAGTATAAGGGATAGAAAACAAACATATTTATATATTGCAACACTTGGATATTCAATTATCTATATCAATGGACAAAGAATAACAGAAGATGAATTGAATCTTGTTTGGACGCAGTTTCAAAAATGTGTTTATTATGATGTGTATGATGTGACTCAATTTTTACGAATAGGTCAAAATGAAATTTGTATAGAATTAGGGAATGGAATGTATAATCCTTCACCATTAAAGTTATTTGGTAAATATAATTTAAGAGAACGTTTAAAAGAGATAGGAGAACCAAGAGTTATTTGTGATTTCATTCAAGATGAAAATGTGATTTTATCAAGTGATGAGTCATGGCAGATGAAAGAGGGGCACTTCTTATTTAATAATTTATATTTAGGTGAAAGAGTTGATTTACATGAGCTTGATTCTTATATTAAACCAGTCTGCATTGATCAAACAAAAAGAGTAATGCAATTGAATACAATACCTCCAGTTAGAAAAAAACAAACTGTTGAACCTAAACAATATATATCAACAGAGGAAGGACTTGTTGTTGATTTTGGTGAAATGATTTCAGGATTTATTGATATAGAATTTCATGCTCAAGATAATACACATGTTATTCTTCAATACAGCGAAAAATTTGAAAATAATCAAATGAATTATCATACTTGTTTAGCTGGAAGTGTTGGTGAACAGATTCAGGAGATAACTATTCCTGGTGGACCAGGAGCACCAGATATGGGCATTCAAAAAGATGAAATCATTGCATGTGATGGAAGAAATAGTTATACAAATACTTTCACCTATCATTCTTTTCGATATGTATTGTTGCAAGGACTTAAAAAAAGAGATATAAAAAATTTATCAGCAATTTATGTTCATACAAATTTAAAGCAAATAGGAAGAATAGTAACAGATAATGCTATTTTGAATGAACTCTATGATACAGCTATACGTACCAAACTCAATAATGTTCATAGTATTTTTGAAGATTGTGCACGAGAAAGATTAGGGTATGGCGGAGACATGGTTGCTTTAGCGACTTCAAATCTCTATACATTTGATTTGGCAGAATTCTATAAGAAAATTATCAGAGATTTTCGTTATGAACAAACCCAAAATGGGGGAATTCCAGAAACAGCTCCTTATATGGGAATTCAATCCAATGGGACAGGAGAAGGTGAAGGACCACTCTTATGGCAATTCGTTTATCCATATTTGACATATAAGCATTATCAGTATTATGGAGATAAAAAGGTATTAGAAGAAGAGTATCCATATCTTTATAAACAAATGCAATACCTTCTTAACTATGATTTAGATAAGTTGGTTCATTGTTGTTTAGGAGATCATGGAAGCATGTTAATTGCTGGTCAATTTAGAAAGCCTACACCAGATAAATTATTTTTAGGCTATTGTACAATATTATTCTTCTTGAAATATAACATCTTGATAGCTCAAATTATCAATGAGGATATTTCTCAGTATCAGAAAACATATGATGAACTGAAATTACATATGATTCATCAGTTCCAAAATAAAGATGGGACTTTTGGAGAAGGAACACAGACAGGTTTCGCATTTGCAGTTGCATTACAATTAACATCACCACAGTTATTGTGCCAAAAGTTTGTTGAAAAGATAGAACAAGATCAAGGTATTTTCAATTCAGGTATTTTTGGTATGGCTTTGACATATGAAGTTTTAAATTTATATGGCTATAATGAAATTATTGAAAGATGGTTATTACAGGAAAGTGATATAGGATATTTGGCTATGTTAAAGAGTGGCAATAGAACTTTATCTGAATTATTTGTAGGACAACAATTATCTTTAAATCATGCGATGTTTGCAAGTTATCAGCAATGGTATTACCAGGGGTTAGCAGGTATTCAAATTTGTGAGGATGCTGTTGGATTTAATAAAATTAAATTATCACCATATTTTTCAAAACAGATAAATCGTTTTGAATGCACAATAGAGACAAATCAGGGAATAATAACTTCATCATGGCAAAGAAATCAAGGTGATATTATTTGGAAGATTAAAGTTCCTAGCGATATACAATATCAAATCCTACTTAAACAACCTTATCAAAAAGTTTATCAAGACAATCAAATCATTATATATACAAAAGGATAG
- a CDS encoding PTS sugar transporter subunit IIC — protein sequence MEKKNSFFDTLSNGLGKVSVKLSGNIYINAIKDGMLAYMPFAFIASIFLIIAFFPIPAFTDFITNITGLETAVWQGKLALVNDASLGIGGLLVLLSISRSLADKLKINGMQVTLTAVVAFMLLVPFGSQESVKFIDVTYLGAQTIFLSILISIVTAKIYQFIDSKGIKIKMPAAVPPAVSAPFESIIPSFVVITIFWILRLVIDALSGGSALAVFNSVLGMPLQAVGGSLPGVIIVKMFSQVLWFFGIHGDSIVNGVMTPIFQVLQDANKTVSMAGGVPTNIICQSFWDSFASIGIIGSIIAIVLIAKSKRYKEMKKIAGVPYIFNVGEPTLFGIPLMMNVIYFIPFILSNVASIVISYIAFALNLVPVCTGLAQVPWTTPLIISGYLTTGSIAGSILQIVCLIAVVLIWLPFVKVADNQLVKEEAEIELKNQTGETHKEVE from the coding sequence ATGGAAAAGAAAAACTCGTTTTTTGATACTCTCTCCAACGGACTTGGTAAAGTATCAGTTAAACTAAGTGGTAACATTTATATTAACGCAATTAAAGATGGAATGTTGGCATATATGCCATTTGCATTTATTGCATCTATCTTCTTAATTATCGCTTTTTTCCCAATACCAGCATTTACAGATTTTATTACCAATATAACAGGATTAGAAACAGCTGTATGGCAAGGTAAGTTGGCATTAGTCAATGATGCAAGTCTAGGTATTGGTGGTTTATTGGTTTTGTTATCTATTTCTAGATCTTTGGCTGATAAATTAAAGATTAATGGAATGCAAGTGACATTAACAGCTGTTGTTGCTTTTATGTTATTGGTTCCATTTGGTAGTCAAGAAAGTGTCAAGTTTATTGATGTGACTTATTTAGGAGCACAAACAATCTTTTTATCTATTCTTATTTCCATTGTGACTGCTAAGATTTATCAGTTTATTGATAGTAAAGGTATTAAGATTAAGATGCCAGCAGCAGTTCCACCTGCAGTTTCAGCACCATTTGAATCTATTATTCCATCATTTGTTGTTATTACAATTTTCTGGATTTTAAGATTAGTTATTGATGCTTTGAGTGGTGGGAGTGCTTTAGCTGTTTTCAATAGTGTTTTAGGTATGCCTTTGCAAGCAGTTGGAGGTTCTTTACCAGGTGTTATTATTGTCAAAATGTTCTCACAAGTCTTATGGTTCTTTGGGATTCATGGGGATTCTATTGTCAATGGTGTGATGACACCAATCTTCCAAGTTTTACAAGATGCCAATAAAACAGTATCTATGGCTGGCGGTGTTCCTACAAATATTATCTGTCAAAGTTTCTGGGATAGTTTTGCTAGTATTGGAATTATCGGATCTATCATTGCAATTGTTTTGATTGCTAAGAGTAAGCGTTATAAAGAAATGAAGAAAATTGCTGGTGTGCCATATATTTTCAACGTTGGTGAACCAACACTCTTTGGTATTCCATTAATGATGAATGTCATTTATTTCATTCCATTTATTTTGAGTAATGTTGCATCTATCGTGATTTCATACATAGCTTTTGCATTAAACTTAGTGCCCGTATGTACAGGACTAGCTCAGGTACCATGGACAACACCACTCATAATTAGTGGATATTTAACAACGGGAAGTATTGCCGGTTCAATTTTACAAATTGTTTGTTTGATTGCTGTTGTGTTGATCTGGTTACCATTTGTGAAGGTTGCTGATAATCAATTGGTTAAAGAAGAAGCCGAAATAGAATTAAAAAATCAAACTGGAGAAACACACAAAGAAGTTGAATAA
- a CDS encoding AraC family transcriptional regulator, protein MNYQVLEETLKSSKAYSYTSDEELINHFKDKFTIVPFHHDIMFIFHHEREFQNRNHIISLHQRSSGRVPMHIFHYIVMTYVYSGTFVITVEDETVTLHQGDIIILDKHVPHSVAPTTENDLGVNIILHENYFSHRFINKLPNDQLITQFMIELMNHQHTHNHYLLFYTHQDQLIHNCIQNILCEYFDSQLSSDDIIDNYIMILITHLARIGQYNTNLSVNTFKNKDLLDKIILYIHQHYQEGNLKKMCQHFGYDPSYTSKLIKKFAGKTFKQMVNEERMKKAMILLQNKELPVYEIAQEVGIHNLTSFYKRFHEYSGYTPQEYRNQLS, encoded by the coding sequence ATGAACTATCAAGTTTTAGAAGAAACACTCAAATCTAGCAAAGCATATAGTTATACATCTGATGAGGAACTCATCAATCATTTTAAAGACAAATTCACAATTGTTCCATTTCATCATGATATTATGTTTATTTTTCATCATGAGCGTGAATTTCAAAATCGTAATCATATTATTTCATTACATCAAAGGTCAAGTGGACGTGTTCCTATGCATATCTTCCACTATATTGTAATGACATATGTTTACTCAGGCACATTTGTCATTACTGTTGAAGATGAAACAGTTACACTTCATCAAGGTGATATTATTATTTTAGATAAACATGTTCCTCATAGTGTTGCTCCAACAACTGAAAATGACCTTGGAGTCAATATTATCCTTCATGAAAATTACTTTTCTCATCGTTTTATTAATAAATTGCCTAATGATCAACTGATAACTCAGTTTATGATTGAACTCATGAATCATCAACACACTCATAATCATTATTTGCTATTCTATACACATCAAGATCAACTCATTCATAATTGTATTCAAAATATTCTATGTGAATATTTTGATTCACAATTATCCTCTGATGATATTATTGATAATTACATCATGATTCTCATCACTCACCTTGCTAGAATTGGTCAATATAATACAAACCTTTCTGTCAACACTTTTAAAAATAAAGATTTATTAGATAAGATTATTTTATATATTCATCAGCATTATCAAGAAGGAAACCTCAAAAAAATGTGTCAGCATTTTGGCTATGATCCATCATATACTAGTAAACTGATTAAAAAATTTGCTGGTAAAACATTTAAACAAATGGTTAATGAAGAACGCATGAAAAAAGCTATGATCCTTCTTCAGAATAAGGAATTACCTGTTTACGAAATTGCTCAAGAAGTAGGCATTCATAACTTAACCTCATTTTATAAAAGATTTCATGAATACAGTGGTTATACTCCTCAAGAATACCGTAATCAATTATCATAA